The following are encoded together in the Echeneis naucrates chromosome 9, fEcheNa1.1, whole genome shotgun sequence genome:
- the agtpbp1 gene encoding cytosolic carboxypeptidase 1 isoform X1 produces MNKPKMATEKGVPSNSRVLMLLGQLERMNGEAMVKDVETARQVTAKILHLIQTQEKSGKEVMSKGSSGMEVILSSLESTQDVQTTLNILYILSELLTVGRGRRVGVFVSKGGTGILFQILITASKELPPSEELMLQLHSLLAKVGPKDRKFGVKARLSGALNVTVNLMKQNLQNTKLLLPCLQVLRVYSTNSVNAISLGKNGVVELMFKITAPYSKKNTSLLKVALDALGALLKSKTNARRAVDGKHVPVLLALYLDWHRNDNRHRHMLIRKGLLVCLRNITNLKLGRKAFIEADGMRILYNSSTECLPVRTLDPLVNTSSLIMRKCFPKNRLPLPTIKSAFHYQLPHIPAVGPVAQLYSQPPGVDDVVDESDDNEETEGDTENDTENEEDEKDRCTANDDIETDLNKLHPKKSPGRPYEELRVYERFFVELSEDFQGYNFECSKTASATSSSSLSSSSAPSRPTRPIIVPTAQALSPKHVPILSSQEDGNPTKEQQAQPSPSAHALTTLELDAIHLTKDQDKTEVANIPSPDGYATLSSLTRPSSQGQSIEQELAHVLESVSLEEAGALNSEEGAKGVKEEGSPVNATRHIQSPLLLGGIASRRVGGGGSNWGSDCGSEGPEDEGGEGAVLEVPDTALLLSLHDPDLYVEMVKGTHSVPQYAEVAYPDYFGHVAPTFREPLLERLYGVQRSKIFQDIERLIHPNDILDKVVYDLDIPSCPVIEDDGESLKFNSQFESGNLRKAVQVRKYEYDLVLNSDINSNHYHQWFYFEVSGMRVGTTYRLNIINCEKSNSQFNYGMQVLMYSVQEAISGRPRWVRTGTDICYYKNHFARSAIAAGGQKGKSYYTLTFSTSFSHKDDVCYFAYHYPYTYSTLKMHLSKLEALRTPQIYLRQDVLCETLGGNSCPLLTITAMPESNSNDHICQFRNRPLIFLSARVHPGETNASWVMKGTLEFLMGTSPLAASLREAYIFKIVPMLNPDGVVNGNHRCSLSGEDLNRQWQNPNPELHPTIYHTKSLLQYLAHIQRAPLVFCDYHGHSRKKNVFMYGCSVKETVWQSNISATSSDLQEDLGYRALPKILSQIAPAFSMASCSFVVERSKESTARVVVWREIGVQRSYTMESTLCGCDQGKYKGLQIGTRELEEMGAQFCVALLRLKRLTGLRNHQHLLDLESDIIGTQSKVVSSCPTTYVMEEDEPSFLEAIDYSAESNDEDAEPENEHISEVHKNPDHLDQLSDSETNHRD; encoded by the exons ATGAACAAGCCGAAAATGGCAACAGAGAAAGG TGTTCCCAGTAACTCCAGGGTACTGATGCTCCTGGGCCAACTAGAGAGGATGAATGGAGAGGCCATGGTGAAGGACGTCGAAACAGCACGACAGGTCACTGCAAAGATACTTCATCTCATACAGACACAGG AAAAGAGTGGGAAAGAGGTGATGTCTAAAGGCTCTAGTGGCATGGAGGTCATCCTCTCTTCACTTGAG AGCACCCAGGATGTCCAGACCACCCTGAACATCCTGTATATTCTCAGTGAGCTGCTGACTGTGG GCAGAGGTCGCAGGGTGGGAGTATTTGTGTCCAAAGGAGGAACAGGAATATTATTCCAGATATTGATCACTGCAAGTAAAGAGTTGCCTCCCAGCGAGGAACTCATGCTGCAACTTCATTCACTGCTAGCTAAAGTTGGCCCTAAAG ACAGAAAGTTTGGTGTGAAGGCGCGTTTGAGTGGAGCTCTGAACGTCACAGTTAACTTGATGAAACAGAATCTACAGAATACGAAATTGCTTCTGCCCTGCCTGCAGGTTCTCAGGGTTTACTCCACTAATT CTGTGAATGCTATTTCTTTGGGCAAGAATGGAGTGGTGGAGCTCATGTTCAAGATTACTGCACCGTACAGCAAGAAAAACACCAGCCTACTCAA GGTAGCCCTGGACGCACTTGGAGCCCTGCTCAAATCCA AAACTAATGCTCGCCGTGCAGTGGATGGCAAACATGTACCTGTCTTGCTTGCGCTCTACCTGGATTGGCATCGCAATGACAACCGACATCGGCATATGCTGATTCGCAAAGGGTTGCTAGTCTGCCTCAGAAACATCACCAACCTCAAACTTGGAAGGAAGGCATTCATAGAGGCTGATGGCATGAGGATCCTCTACAACTCATCCACT GAGTGTCTCCCAGTGCGGACCCTGGATCCTCTTGTCAACACTTCAAGTCTCATCATGAGGAAGTGTTTTCCCAAGAACCGTCTTCCTCTGCCCACCATCAAATCAGCCTTCCACTACCAGCTACCACACATACCTGCTGTAGGACCTGTGGCACAGTTATACAGTCAGCCTCCTGGAG TGGATGATGTCGTAGATGAAAGTGATGATAACGAGGAGACAGAGGGCGACACAGAGAACGATACTGAGAATGAAGAAGATGAGAAAGATCGTTGCACTGCG AATGATGATATAGAGACTGACCTAAACAAGCTGCATCCCAAAAAGAGCCCTGGCCGTCCGTATGAGGAGTTAAGAGTCTATGAGAGGTTCTTTGTGGAGCTTTCTGAAGACTTTCAG GGATATAACTTTGAATGCTCAAAGACTGCTTCtgccacatcatcatcatccctctCCTCATCATCAGCCCCAAGCCGACCCACTCGACCAATCATAGTGCCCACAGCTCAAGCCCTGTCCCCAAAGCACGTCCCCATACTGAGTTCTCAGGAGGATGGCAACCCTACCAAAGAACAACAAGCTCAGCCGTCTCCCTCTGCCCATGCTCTAACAACTCTCGAACTGGATGCCATCCACCTCACCAAAGaccaagacaaaacagaggTGGCCAACATTCCTTCCCCAGATGGATATGCGACTTTGTCCTCTCTTACAAGGCCTTCATCTCAAGGACAGAGTATAGAGCAGGAACTTGCACATGTGCTGGAGTCTGTCTCTCTAGAAGAAGCAGGAGCTCTGAATTCAGAAGAAGGAGCAAAGGGAGTGAAAGAAGAAGGATCTCCAGTTAATGCCACGCGACACATCCAGTCTCCCTTGCTTTTGGGAGGTATCGCCTCACGCCGTGtgggaggtggaggcagtaaCTGGGGTTCAGATTGTGGTTCAGAGGGTCCTGAGGATGAAGGAGGGGAAGGAGCAGTTCTGGAGGTGCCAGACACAGCACTGCTACTTTCACTCCATGACCCTGACCTTTATGTGGAGATGGTGAAGGGAACGCACTCTGTACCTCAGTATGCAGAAGTGGCTTATCCAGATTACTTTGGCCATGTAGCCCCAACATTTAGGGAACCCCTTCTAGAAAGACTTTATGGTGTACAGAG GTCTAAGATATTCCAAGACATTGAAAGGTTGATTCATCCTAATGATATCCTGGATAAAGTTGTTTACGACCTGGACATTCCAAG CTGTCCTGTGATTGAAGATGATGGTGAATCACTGAAGTTCAACTCTCAATTTGAGTCTGGAAACCTCAGGAAGGCAGTTCAAGTTAGAAA GTATGAGTATGACCTTGTGCTGAATTCAGACATCAACAGTAATCACTACCACCAGTGGTTCTACTTTGAGGTGAGCGGCATGCGTGTTGGAACAACTTACCGCTTAAACATCATCAACTGTGAGAAGTCAAACAGCCAGTTCAACTATG gcATGCAGGTGCTGATGTATTCTGTGCAGGAGGCGATCAGTGGCAGGCCTCGCTGGGTGCGAACAGGAACAGACATCTGTTACTACAA GAATCATTTTGCAAGGAGTGCCATCGCAGCTGGTGGTCAGAAAGGAAAGTCCTATTATACACTGACCTTCAGCACAAGCTTCAGCCATAAGGATGATGTCTGCTACTTTGCCTATCATTACCCTTATACATACTCTACTCTTAAG ATGCACCTGTCCAAACTGGAGGCTTTGAGGACCCCTCAGATCTACCTGAGGCAGGATGTCCTGTGTGAAACCCTGGGGGGGAACAGCTGCCCACTTCTGACCATCACTGCCATGCCGGAGTCCAACTCCAACGATCACATCTGTCAGTTTA GGAATCGTCCATTGATCTTCCTGTCGGCCAGAGTGCACCCTGGAGAGACCAATGCCAGCTGGGTAATGAAGGGCACGCTGGAGTTCCTGATGGGCACTAGCCCACTGGCAGCCAGCTTGAGAGAGGCCTACATCTTTAAAATAGTCCCCATGCTAAACCCTGATGGAGTTGTAAACGGAAA TCATCGTTGTTCTCTGAGCGGAGAGGATTTGAATCGCCAGTGGCAGAACCCCAATCCTGAACTCCATCCTACCATCTACCACACTAAGAGCCTGCTGCAGTACCTTGCACACATACAAAGGGCACCACTG GTGTTTTGTGATTACCATGGCCATTCCAGAAAGaagaatgtgtttatgtatggCTGCAGTGTGAAAGAGACAGTCTGGCAGTCAAATATCAGTGCTACATCCAGTGACCTACAGGAGGACCTTGGATACAGG GCACTTCCTAAAATCCTCTCTCAGATCGCCCCGGCCTTCAGCATGGCCAGCTGCAGTTTTGTAGTGGAGCGCTCCAAAGAGTCAACTGCTCGTGTTGTTGTATGGAGAGAGATAGGTGTACAACGCAGCTACACTATGGAGAGCACGCTCTGTGGTTGTGACCAGGGCAAATATAAG GGCCTTCAGATAGGCAccagagagctggaggagatggGAGCTCAGTTCTGTGTGGCCTTGTTGAGGCTGAAGAGGCTGACAGGGCTCAGAAACCACCAACACCTGCTGGATCTGGAGAGTGACATCATTGGGACACAGTCTAAAGTGGTCAG CAGCTGCCCCACTACGTATGTGATGGAGGAGGACGAGCCGTCCTTTCTGGAAGCAATAGACTACAGTGCCGAGAGCAACGATGAAGACGCTGAGCCTGAAAATGAGCACATCAGCGAAGTCCACAAGAATCCCGATCACCTCGATCAGCTGTCTGACTCTGAAACAAATCACAGGGACTAA
- the agtpbp1 gene encoding cytosolic carboxypeptidase 1 isoform X2, protein MNKPKMATEKGVPSNSRVLMLLGQLERMNGEAMVKDVETARQVTAKILHLIQTQEKSGKEVMSKGSSGMEVILSSLESTQDVQTTLNILYILSELLTVGRGRRVGVFVSKGGTGILFQILITASKELPPSEELMLQLHSLLAKVGPKDRKFGVKARLSGALNVTVNLMKQNLQNTKLLLPCLQVLRVYSTNSVNAISLGKNGVVELMFKITAPYSKKNTSLLKVALDALGALLKSKTNARRAVDGKHVPVLLALYLDWHRNDNRHRHMLIRKGLLVCLRNITNLKLGRKAFIEADGMRILYNSSTECLPVRTLDPLVNTSSLIMRKCFPKNRLPLPTIKSAFHYQLPHIPAVGPVAQLYSQPPGVDDVVDESDDNEETEGDTENDTENEEDEKDRCTANDDIETDLNKLHPKKSPGRPYEELRVYERFFVELSEDFQGYNFECSKTASATSSSSLSSSSAPSRPTRPIIVPTAQALSPKHVPILSSQEDGNPTKEQQAQPSPSAHALTTLELDAIHLTKDQDKTEVANIPSPDGYATLSSLTRPSSQGQSIEQELAHVLESVSLEEAGALNSEEGAKGVKEEGSPVNATRHIQSPLLLGGIASRRVGGGGSNWGSDCGSEGPEDEGGEGAVLEVPDTALLLSLHDPDLYVEMVKGTHSVPQYAEVAYPDYFGHVAPTFREPLLERLYGVQRSKIFQDIERLIHPNDILDKVVYDLDIPSCPVIEDDGESLKFNSQFESGNLRKAVQVRKYEYDLVLNSDINSNHYHQWFYFEVSGMRVGTTYRLNIINCEKSNSQFNYGMQVLMYSVQEAISGRPRWVRTGTDICYYKNHFARSAIAAGGQKGKSYYTLTFSTSFSHKDDVCYFAYHYPYTYSTLKMHLSKLEALRTPQIYLRQDVLCETLGGNSCPLLTITAMPESNSNDHICQFRNRPLIFLSARVHPGETNASWVMKGTLEFLMGTSPLAASLREAYIFKIVPMLNPDGVVNGNHRCSLSGEDLNRQWQNPNPELHPTIYHTKSLLQYLAHIQRAPLVFCDYHGHSRKKNVFMYGCSVKETVWQSNISATSSDLQEDLGYRALPKILSQIAPAFSMASCSFVVERSKESTARVVVWREIGVQRSYTMESTLCGCDQGKYKGLQIGTRELEEMGAQFCVALLRLKRLTGLRNHQHLLDLESDIIGTQSKVVSCPTTYVMEEDEPSFLEAIDYSAESNDEDAEPENEHISEVHKNPDHLDQLSDSETNHRD, encoded by the exons ATGAACAAGCCGAAAATGGCAACAGAGAAAGG TGTTCCCAGTAACTCCAGGGTACTGATGCTCCTGGGCCAACTAGAGAGGATGAATGGAGAGGCCATGGTGAAGGACGTCGAAACAGCACGACAGGTCACTGCAAAGATACTTCATCTCATACAGACACAGG AAAAGAGTGGGAAAGAGGTGATGTCTAAAGGCTCTAGTGGCATGGAGGTCATCCTCTCTTCACTTGAG AGCACCCAGGATGTCCAGACCACCCTGAACATCCTGTATATTCTCAGTGAGCTGCTGACTGTGG GCAGAGGTCGCAGGGTGGGAGTATTTGTGTCCAAAGGAGGAACAGGAATATTATTCCAGATATTGATCACTGCAAGTAAAGAGTTGCCTCCCAGCGAGGAACTCATGCTGCAACTTCATTCACTGCTAGCTAAAGTTGGCCCTAAAG ACAGAAAGTTTGGTGTGAAGGCGCGTTTGAGTGGAGCTCTGAACGTCACAGTTAACTTGATGAAACAGAATCTACAGAATACGAAATTGCTTCTGCCCTGCCTGCAGGTTCTCAGGGTTTACTCCACTAATT CTGTGAATGCTATTTCTTTGGGCAAGAATGGAGTGGTGGAGCTCATGTTCAAGATTACTGCACCGTACAGCAAGAAAAACACCAGCCTACTCAA GGTAGCCCTGGACGCACTTGGAGCCCTGCTCAAATCCA AAACTAATGCTCGCCGTGCAGTGGATGGCAAACATGTACCTGTCTTGCTTGCGCTCTACCTGGATTGGCATCGCAATGACAACCGACATCGGCATATGCTGATTCGCAAAGGGTTGCTAGTCTGCCTCAGAAACATCACCAACCTCAAACTTGGAAGGAAGGCATTCATAGAGGCTGATGGCATGAGGATCCTCTACAACTCATCCACT GAGTGTCTCCCAGTGCGGACCCTGGATCCTCTTGTCAACACTTCAAGTCTCATCATGAGGAAGTGTTTTCCCAAGAACCGTCTTCCTCTGCCCACCATCAAATCAGCCTTCCACTACCAGCTACCACACATACCTGCTGTAGGACCTGTGGCACAGTTATACAGTCAGCCTCCTGGAG TGGATGATGTCGTAGATGAAAGTGATGATAACGAGGAGACAGAGGGCGACACAGAGAACGATACTGAGAATGAAGAAGATGAGAAAGATCGTTGCACTGCG AATGATGATATAGAGACTGACCTAAACAAGCTGCATCCCAAAAAGAGCCCTGGCCGTCCGTATGAGGAGTTAAGAGTCTATGAGAGGTTCTTTGTGGAGCTTTCTGAAGACTTTCAG GGATATAACTTTGAATGCTCAAAGACTGCTTCtgccacatcatcatcatccctctCCTCATCATCAGCCCCAAGCCGACCCACTCGACCAATCATAGTGCCCACAGCTCAAGCCCTGTCCCCAAAGCACGTCCCCATACTGAGTTCTCAGGAGGATGGCAACCCTACCAAAGAACAACAAGCTCAGCCGTCTCCCTCTGCCCATGCTCTAACAACTCTCGAACTGGATGCCATCCACCTCACCAAAGaccaagacaaaacagaggTGGCCAACATTCCTTCCCCAGATGGATATGCGACTTTGTCCTCTCTTACAAGGCCTTCATCTCAAGGACAGAGTATAGAGCAGGAACTTGCACATGTGCTGGAGTCTGTCTCTCTAGAAGAAGCAGGAGCTCTGAATTCAGAAGAAGGAGCAAAGGGAGTGAAAGAAGAAGGATCTCCAGTTAATGCCACGCGACACATCCAGTCTCCCTTGCTTTTGGGAGGTATCGCCTCACGCCGTGtgggaggtggaggcagtaaCTGGGGTTCAGATTGTGGTTCAGAGGGTCCTGAGGATGAAGGAGGGGAAGGAGCAGTTCTGGAGGTGCCAGACACAGCACTGCTACTTTCACTCCATGACCCTGACCTTTATGTGGAGATGGTGAAGGGAACGCACTCTGTACCTCAGTATGCAGAAGTGGCTTATCCAGATTACTTTGGCCATGTAGCCCCAACATTTAGGGAACCCCTTCTAGAAAGACTTTATGGTGTACAGAG GTCTAAGATATTCCAAGACATTGAAAGGTTGATTCATCCTAATGATATCCTGGATAAAGTTGTTTACGACCTGGACATTCCAAG CTGTCCTGTGATTGAAGATGATGGTGAATCACTGAAGTTCAACTCTCAATTTGAGTCTGGAAACCTCAGGAAGGCAGTTCAAGTTAGAAA GTATGAGTATGACCTTGTGCTGAATTCAGACATCAACAGTAATCACTACCACCAGTGGTTCTACTTTGAGGTGAGCGGCATGCGTGTTGGAACAACTTACCGCTTAAACATCATCAACTGTGAGAAGTCAAACAGCCAGTTCAACTATG gcATGCAGGTGCTGATGTATTCTGTGCAGGAGGCGATCAGTGGCAGGCCTCGCTGGGTGCGAACAGGAACAGACATCTGTTACTACAA GAATCATTTTGCAAGGAGTGCCATCGCAGCTGGTGGTCAGAAAGGAAAGTCCTATTATACACTGACCTTCAGCACAAGCTTCAGCCATAAGGATGATGTCTGCTACTTTGCCTATCATTACCCTTATACATACTCTACTCTTAAG ATGCACCTGTCCAAACTGGAGGCTTTGAGGACCCCTCAGATCTACCTGAGGCAGGATGTCCTGTGTGAAACCCTGGGGGGGAACAGCTGCCCACTTCTGACCATCACTGCCATGCCGGAGTCCAACTCCAACGATCACATCTGTCAGTTTA GGAATCGTCCATTGATCTTCCTGTCGGCCAGAGTGCACCCTGGAGAGACCAATGCCAGCTGGGTAATGAAGGGCACGCTGGAGTTCCTGATGGGCACTAGCCCACTGGCAGCCAGCTTGAGAGAGGCCTACATCTTTAAAATAGTCCCCATGCTAAACCCTGATGGAGTTGTAAACGGAAA TCATCGTTGTTCTCTGAGCGGAGAGGATTTGAATCGCCAGTGGCAGAACCCCAATCCTGAACTCCATCCTACCATCTACCACACTAAGAGCCTGCTGCAGTACCTTGCACACATACAAAGGGCACCACTG GTGTTTTGTGATTACCATGGCCATTCCAGAAAGaagaatgtgtttatgtatggCTGCAGTGTGAAAGAGACAGTCTGGCAGTCAAATATCAGTGCTACATCCAGTGACCTACAGGAGGACCTTGGATACAGG GCACTTCCTAAAATCCTCTCTCAGATCGCCCCGGCCTTCAGCATGGCCAGCTGCAGTTTTGTAGTGGAGCGCTCCAAAGAGTCAACTGCTCGTGTTGTTGTATGGAGAGAGATAGGTGTACAACGCAGCTACACTATGGAGAGCACGCTCTGTGGTTGTGACCAGGGCAAATATAAG GGCCTTCAGATAGGCAccagagagctggaggagatggGAGCTCAGTTCTGTGTGGCCTTGTTGAGGCTGAAGAGGCTGACAGGGCTCAGAAACCACCAACACCTGCTGGATCTGGAGAGTGACATCATTGGGACACAGTCTAAAGTGGTCAG CTGCCCCACTACGTATGTGATGGAGGAGGACGAGCCGTCCTTTCTGGAAGCAATAGACTACAGTGCCGAGAGCAACGATGAAGACGCTGAGCCTGAAAATGAGCACATCAGCGAAGTCCACAAGAATCCCGATCACCTCGATCAGCTGTCTGACTCTGAAACAAATCACAGGGACTAA